One window of Candidatus Nitrospira kreftii genomic DNA carries:
- a CDS encoding 2-deoxycytidine 5-triphosphate deaminase, translating into MTTRSRRSGILPYQDIKQLIASRAITSSPAIEERQIQPASLDLRLGHKAYRLISSFLPELSAISSRLNVLDFYQSDLVMYEMDLSAGGILEKGHVYLVPLLEQLALPKTIRARANPKSTTGRLDVFTRVVTDLTAGFDEIRTGYRGQLFLEVVPRSFAIKVHTGQSLNQLRFVSGDAGVSDQALHSLHRETPLLYHNAAVNKSVGSRDFRAERGLFLRIDLAGSDRGDTGVIGYRAKKNSHVIDLAKIGHYTASDFWEPLRRHRHDSLLLEPEEFYILASKERIRVPAGYAAEMVAYEAACGELRTHYAGFFDPGFGYGSKGEIKGTQVVLEVRPHDVPFLIHDGQTFFKVVYDKMLGIPTQLYGSRLGSSYQQQTLTLSKHFKV; encoded by the coding sequence GTGACAACACGATCGCGTCGGTCCGGTATTCTCCCCTATCAAGACATCAAACAGCTGATCGCAAGCCGCGCCATTACATCTTCCCCTGCGATCGAAGAACGACAAATTCAACCGGCCAGCCTTGATCTCCGCCTCGGCCACAAGGCCTATCGGCTGATCAGCAGTTTCTTGCCCGAGTTGTCGGCGATTTCCTCCCGGCTCAACGTGCTGGATTTTTATCAGTCCGATCTGGTCATGTATGAGATGGATCTGTCCGCCGGCGGCATTCTGGAGAAGGGCCATGTATACTTGGTGCCGCTCTTGGAGCAACTGGCCCTGCCAAAAACCATCCGCGCGCGCGCAAACCCCAAAAGCACTACCGGTCGCCTGGATGTCTTCACCCGCGTCGTCACGGATCTCACCGCCGGGTTCGATGAAATCCGCACCGGCTATCGAGGCCAGTTGTTCTTGGAGGTCGTCCCACGTTCCTTTGCCATCAAGGTTCACACAGGCCAATCACTGAATCAACTCCGATTCGTATCCGGCGACGCCGGGGTTTCAGACCAGGCTCTCCACTCGCTTCATCGAGAGACTCCGTTGCTGTATCACAACGCAGCCGTCAACAAATCGGTCGGGAGCCGGGACTTTCGTGCTGAACGAGGCCTCTTCCTTCGTATCGATCTCGCCGGCTCAGATCGGGGCGACACGGGCGTCATCGGATACCGGGCGAAGAAAAACAGTCATGTCATTGATCTCGCAAAAATCGGTCACTATACCGCATCGGATTTTTGGGAACCGCTTCGCCGTCACCGTCATGACAGCTTGCTATTGGAGCCGGAAGAGTTTTATATCCTGGCCTCAAAGGAGCGCATCCGTGTTCCTGCCGGCTATGCGGCTGAAATGGTGGCCTACGAAGCGGCCTGTGGCGAACTCCGGACACATTATGCCGGTTTTTTTGACCCCGGATTTGGTTATGGGTCCAAGGGGGAGATCAAAGGGACACAAGTCGTACTGGAAGTTCGTCCCCATGACGTGCCATTCTTAATCCATGACGGACAGACCTTTTTCAAAGTCGTCTATGACAAGATGCTGGGAATTCCAACGCAACTCTATGGGTCACGGTTGGGATCATCCTACCAACAACAAACCCTGACACTGAGCAAACATTTTAAAGTCTAA
- a CDS encoding hypothetical protein (conserved protein of unknown function) translates to MAKLVHRMVIGVVLMCFLTVSTACYGPFNLTKNVYHWNSNVKGSGQVNDKWMKEIVFFGMLIVPAYMFSALLDTFIFNSMHFWTGESPIKASNISSGGTQVTTVGETTIRWAPSEDGATVTYERHGVVERRATIVSNRAGYRLVDEGGKLLSEAVYAMDGSIHLRDGDGRLVNRWDLEQLQAIAQRH, encoded by the coding sequence ATGGCTAAATTAGTTCATCGTATGGTGATCGGCGTCGTATTGATGTGTTTCCTAACGGTGAGTACTGCCTGCTATGGTCCGTTCAATCTTACGAAGAATGTCTATCACTGGAACAGCAATGTCAAAGGCAGCGGGCAAGTCAATGACAAATGGATGAAGGAAATCGTGTTCTTCGGCATGCTGATCGTTCCGGCCTATATGTTCTCGGCGTTGTTAGACACGTTTATCTTCAACTCAATGCATTTTTGGACCGGAGAAAGCCCGATCAAGGCTTCCAATATAAGTAGCGGGGGCACACAGGTAACCACCGTGGGTGAGACCACGATTCGATGGGCGCCTTCCGAGGATGGGGCAACGGTGACCTATGAACGCCACGGTGTCGTCGAGCGTCGAGCCACGATTGTCTCCAATCGAGCAGGGTATCGTCTCGTTGATGAGGGCGGCAAGTTGCTATCTGAGGCAGTATACGCCATGGACGGGAGTATCCACCTTCGCGATGGCGATGGACGGCTAGTGAATCGTTGGGACCTAGAGCAGCTGCAGGCGATCGCACAGCGTCACTAG
- a CDS encoding putative Peptidase, translated as MSFLDQFFVYHPEPWQDRDWERQSGLPLEDVWFQTSDGARLFGWYVEAAADRPVMLWCHGNAGNIINRLDNLRLLHQMGLSVFLFDYRGYGKSQNIRPTEKGLYNDAYGAYDYLTRIRKIRPERIVLFGRSLGASVAGELAAQRPASALILESSFPSIEAVAKVHYGGLPMHWFLGAEYRLIDRMPYLSLPKLIIHGEEDDIIPVALGRQVYEAAKPPKEWFGIPGANHNDTYVVGGRDYFRRLAEFIKKALGVY; from the coding sequence GTGAGCTTCCTCGATCAATTCTTCGTCTATCATCCCGAACCATGGCAAGACCGAGATTGGGAACGGCAGAGTGGCTTACCACTCGAAGATGTATGGTTTCAGACGTCTGACGGGGCCCGATTATTCGGTTGGTACGTTGAGGCGGCAGCCGATCGGCCTGTTATGCTCTGGTGCCATGGGAATGCAGGCAATATCATCAATCGCCTTGATAATCTCAGGCTTTTGCACCAGATGGGGCTCTCGGTGTTCCTATTCGACTATCGAGGATATGGAAAGAGTCAGAATATTCGTCCCACGGAAAAAGGGCTCTACAACGATGCATATGGGGCATACGACTACCTCACGCGAATCAGGAAGATTCGTCCCGAACGAATTGTGCTGTTCGGGCGATCGCTCGGGGCCTCGGTGGCAGGCGAACTCGCAGCCCAACGGCCGGCCTCTGCTTTGATCCTCGAGTCGTCGTTTCCTTCCATCGAAGCAGTGGCCAAAGTTCATTATGGCGGCCTACCTATGCATTGGTTCCTTGGGGCTGAGTATCGATTGATCGATCGCATGCCATATTTGTCACTACCCAAACTCATCATTCATGGCGAAGAGGACGACATCATCCCGGTTGCGCTGGGACGCCAAGTCTACGAGGCTGCGAAACCACCCAAGGAATGGTTCGGTATTCCAGGGGCCAATCATAACGACACCTATGTCGTCGGCGGGAGGGACTACTTCCGTCGACTTGCGGAATTCATTAAGAAGGCACTTGGGGTCTACTGA
- a CDS encoding 3-oxoacyl-ACP reductase, translating to MGQLVALITGGAKGIGRGIALDLAARQWKVAICYRTSEAAAQNTAQEITAQGGQALAICCDVSDPVSAKHLVTQVEKKWGRIDVLVNGAGPYHRVNLFDETIDGWNEMFDGNLHPIFYLAQAVAPGMKTRKAGHIINFGMANADQMEAQPDVTAHYIAKAGVLILTRTLAKLLAPYGITVNAVSPGFIDSGSAPPQELDAMTKRIPAGYIGTVDDTVAVVRFLLSEDARYVNGANIQISGGWGI from the coding sequence ATGGGCCAACTCGTTGCACTCATTACCGGAGGAGCGAAAGGTATCGGACGAGGTATCGCGCTCGATCTCGCCGCCAGGCAGTGGAAAGTCGCCATCTGCTACCGAACCAGCGAAGCAGCCGCACAAAATACCGCACAGGAGATCACGGCTCAAGGGGGACAGGCGCTGGCCATCTGTTGCGATGTTTCTGATCCAGTGTCAGCCAAGCATCTGGTCACACAGGTCGAAAAGAAATGGGGTCGGATCGACGTCCTGGTCAACGGCGCAGGCCCCTATCATCGAGTCAACCTGTTCGACGAAACCATTGACGGCTGGAATGAGATGTTCGACGGCAACCTCCATCCCATTTTCTATCTCGCGCAGGCCGTTGCCCCGGGCATGAAGACCCGCAAGGCTGGCCATATCATCAACTTCGGTATGGCGAATGCCGATCAGATGGAAGCACAACCAGACGTGACCGCGCATTATATCGCCAAGGCCGGCGTGCTCATCCTCACACGCACATTGGCGAAACTCTTAGCCCCCTACGGCATTACCGTGAATGCCGTCTCGCCCGGTTTCATCGATTCCGGCAGCGCTCCGCCCCAAGAGCTGGACGCCATGACCAAACGCATTCCCGCCGGCTACATTGGAACGGTTGATGATACAGTCGCAGTAGTTCGCTTTTTGCTCAGCGAGGACGCCCGGTACGTCAATGGGGCGAATATCCAAATCAGCGGTGGTTGGGGAATTTAG
- a CDS encoding hypothetical protein (conserved membrane protein of unknown function), whose amino-acid sequence MAPSDLPPPHNEPVRPAPPSEPREHEGGNEHQVHVIGLMIGTALMFIGFLNIFLSISGGFEINEVPFLIYFGGLTIWANAAIETPSIRYGVMGIAITLALILFQYGEVLFWHKQMLFWGTIIIVMYFMFVEPKKPTA is encoded by the coding sequence ATGGCTCCATCTGATCTGCCCCCTCCTCACAACGAACCGGTACGCCCTGCACCTCCCTCCGAACCGAGAGAGCACGAAGGCGGAAATGAACACCAAGTCCACGTCATCGGCTTGATGATCGGGACCGCGCTGATGTTCATCGGATTTTTAAATATTTTCCTCTCCATCAGCGGCGGATTCGAAATCAATGAGGTGCCGTTTCTCATCTATTTCGGCGGTTTGACGATTTGGGCCAATGCAGCCATTGAAACTCCCAGCATCCGTTACGGAGTCATGGGCATTGCGATCACCTTAGCCCTCATCCTCTTTCAGTATGGAGAAGTCCTGTTCTGGCACAAGCAGATGCTCTTTTGGGGTACAATCATCATCGTCATGTACTTCATGTTCGTCGAACCGAAGAAACCTACGGCATGA
- a CDS encoding hypothetical protein (conserved protein of unknown function) yields the protein MTSMVTISVIIPTFNEERSLPRTLACLSASDPAEIIIVDGGSTDGTLTRAQEFCAHTATARVIMAPRGRASQMNEGAKASQGEVLLFLHADTQLPPQTERIVGLALTSPSVVGGRFDVRFDSSSPWSQVISSFMNRRSRLTGIATGDQALFVRREVFEMLGGFSEIPLMEDIEFSRRLQQAGRIMALRETVVTSFRRWDTQGPLRTILLMWTLRFLYWVGVNPHQLARVYHTVR from the coding sequence ATGACCTCCATGGTGACGATCTCCGTCATCATCCCAACGTTTAACGAAGAACGGAGTCTACCCCGGACCCTTGCCTGTCTATCGGCCTCTGATCCCGCCGAGATCATTATCGTTGACGGAGGCAGCACCGATGGTACTCTCACCCGTGCTCAAGAATTTTGTGCCCACACAGCCACCGCCCGTGTCATCATGGCGCCGCGAGGCCGCGCGTCCCAAATGAATGAAGGGGCAAAGGCCAGCCAGGGCGAAGTTCTCCTCTTCTTGCATGCCGACACTCAGCTGCCACCACAAACTGAACGGATTGTGGGACTGGCTTTAACCAGTCCATCCGTCGTGGGTGGACGGTTTGACGTCCGCTTCGATAGTTCTTCGCCGTGGAGCCAAGTCATCAGTTCCTTTATGAATCGCCGGTCTCGCCTGACGGGAATTGCAACCGGCGATCAAGCCCTCTTTGTCCGCCGTGAGGTATTCGAGATGCTCGGTGGTTTCTCCGAGATCCCACTGATGGAAGACATCGAATTCAGCAGGCGCCTCCAACAAGCCGGTCGTATTATGGCGCTCCGGGAGACCGTCGTGACCTCGTTTAGACGATGGGACACACAAGGCCCGCTGCGAACCATTCTCCTCATGTGGACGCTGCGCTTCCTCTACTGGGTAGGAGTGAATCCGCATCAACTTGCCCGTGTCTACCACACGGTGCGATAG
- a CDS encoding hypothetical protein (conserved protein of unknown function) — protein MPTSRSDRHDAALRTAVVIFAKAPIPGYVKTRLCPPLTPDEAATLHGSFVLDTLERTKTAAGRLKLSMERYLACAPSSSHVFFKIMEERQGVTLIDQVGDDLGARMHQTVETMFSRGYRRTVLLGTDVPTVPLEYFKQVLTLLESYDLALGPALDGGYYLIGMNRSIPELFTNIPWSTDQVLRLTQDRAAQLSLKTALLQPWRDVDTLADLEALIEACAAETKKPKHERVFSDRTAGVLQTLAKRLRSRS, from the coding sequence ATGCCGACTTCTCGTTCCGACAGGCATGACGCAGCTCTCCGCACCGCCGTCGTCATCTTCGCAAAAGCCCCAATTCCTGGGTATGTGAAGACACGTCTTTGTCCACCCCTGACCCCTGACGAAGCGGCCACACTCCATGGCAGCTTTGTGCTCGATACGCTCGAACGGACAAAAACCGCTGCCGGGCGGCTGAAGTTGTCGATGGAGCGCTACCTTGCCTGCGCACCATCTAGCAGCCATGTGTTTTTCAAGATCATGGAAGAACGACAAGGAGTCACGTTGATCGATCAAGTCGGAGATGACCTCGGTGCACGGATGCATCAGACCGTTGAGACGATGTTTTCGCGTGGCTATCGCCGAACCGTACTCCTCGGGACGGACGTACCGACTGTGCCGCTTGAATATTTCAAACAGGTACTCACTCTATTAGAGAGCTATGATCTTGCGCTCGGTCCAGCGTTGGATGGCGGCTATTATCTGATTGGAATGAACCGGTCAATCCCAGAACTCTTTACCAATATCCCTTGGTCAACCGATCAAGTCCTGAGACTCACACAAGACCGAGCAGCACAGCTCAGTCTTAAGACGGCCTTGCTTCAACCGTGGCGCGACGTCGACACCCTTGCGGATCTTGAAGCGCTTATTGAAGCGTGCGCCGCCGAGACTAAGAAACCGAAACATGAGCGGGTGTTTTCAGATCGTACGGCCGGTGTCCTACAGACACTCGCCAAACGACTTCGTTCGAGATCATAA
- a CDS encoding hypothetical protein (conserved protein of unknown function): MKSEILYPGAFPMVRMELAEGEHIKAESGAMVACSPTIDIESKMEGGFLGALSRKFLTGEKFFFQTLRASRGAGEALLAPTVPGEIVVLELDGVNEYMVQKDGFLAGADGIAIDSQMQSMSRGLLGGEGFFILKMSGKGMLVLNSFGAIHKIELKPSQEYIVDNSHLVAWSTTTSYNIEKATSGWVASFTSGEGFVCRFRGPGVVYIQSRNPRGFGSWVRQFIPVSE, translated from the coding sequence ATGAAAAGCGAGATCTTATATCCCGGTGCGTTTCCAATGGTGCGTATGGAATTGGCGGAAGGAGAACATATCAAGGCAGAATCAGGTGCAATGGTGGCCTGCTCGCCGACCATCGACATTGAAAGCAAAATGGAGGGAGGGTTTCTGGGAGCCCTGTCGAGAAAGTTTCTGACAGGGGAGAAGTTTTTCTTCCAGACGTTACGTGCCAGCCGAGGTGCCGGCGAGGCGCTCCTCGCTCCGACTGTGCCGGGCGAAATCGTCGTATTGGAACTCGATGGTGTGAATGAGTATATGGTGCAGAAAGATGGATTCCTGGCAGGTGCGGATGGAATAGCCATTGACAGCCAAATGCAAAGCATGAGTCGCGGATTGTTGGGCGGCGAGGGATTCTTCATTCTGAAAATGAGTGGAAAAGGGATGCTAGTTCTGAATAGCTTCGGAGCCATTCACAAGATCGAATTGAAACCGAGTCAAGAATATATCGTCGATAATAGCCATCTCGTAGCCTGGTCGACGACAACCTCCTACAACATCGAAAAAGCGACCTCCGGCTGGGTGGCCAGTTTCACCTCTGGGGAGGGATTTGTCTGTCGGTTCCGAGGCCCGGGGGTGGTGTATATCCAAAGCCGAAATCCCCGCGGCTTCGGTTCTTGGGTCAGGCAGTTCATTCCAGTCTCCGAATAG
- a CDS encoding Orotate phosphoribosyltransferase (Modular protein), whose product MSKKVLVFSIAVLFGAQAGLAMASNPDTGPGCGLGKLAWGEYKGQKEIAPQVLQATTNGTFGSQTFGISFGTSGCTNDGKIMSEQKTTMFASLNFEALSAEMAQGKGEHLTSLATLMGVPADRHAEFFAMTQERYTSLVQAGETSPVALVKSLNDAIAGHPVLAQASVR is encoded by the coding sequence ATGTCGAAGAAAGTGCTCGTATTTTCTATCGCCGTCCTATTCGGTGCCCAGGCGGGGCTAGCAATGGCATCCAATCCAGACACGGGCCCAGGTTGCGGCTTAGGGAAGTTGGCTTGGGGTGAGTACAAGGGCCAGAAGGAAATTGCCCCACAGGTGTTGCAGGCGACCACGAACGGTACCTTTGGCAGCCAGACGTTCGGCATCAGCTTCGGAACCTCCGGTTGCACCAACGATGGCAAGATCATGAGCGAGCAGAAGACCACGATGTTTGCCTCGTTGAACTTCGAGGCGCTCTCTGCGGAGATGGCTCAGGGGAAAGGCGAACACTTGACCTCACTTGCCACTCTGATGGGGGTTCCGGCAGATCGCCACGCAGAGTTCTTTGCCATGACCCAGGAGCGTTATACGTCATTGGTTCAGGCTGGGGAAACTTCTCCAGTTGCGTTGGTGAAGTCCCTCAATGATGCGATCGCGGGTCATCCCGTCCTCGCGCAAGCGTCGGTACGCTAA
- a CDS encoding hypothetical protein (conserved exported protein of unknown function), with amino-acid sequence MKHASRLSLAAIALLGLSLTGCMPVASPLAGGIFADVKYGIVATDAPAASKEGKACATTILGWIATGDASIQAAKTAGGISTVAVVDHSAKNILGIFGEWCTIVRGN; translated from the coding sequence ATGAAGCACGCATCCAGACTCTCCCTCGCAGCCATTGCCCTGCTCGGCCTCAGCTTGACCGGGTGTATGCCTGTAGCATCTCCACTGGCAGGCGGTATCTTCGCTGATGTTAAGTACGGCATTGTCGCGACCGACGCGCCGGCCGCCTCCAAAGAAGGCAAAGCCTGCGCCACAACAATTCTCGGCTGGATCGCAACCGGCGATGCAAGTATCCAGGCTGCCAAGACAGCTGGCGGAATCAGCACCGTCGCAGTCGTCGATCACTCCGCCAAAAATATTCTTGGCATCTTTGGTGAGTGGTGCACGATTGTTCGCGGCAACTAG
- a CDS encoding hypothetical protein (conserved protein of unknown function), whose protein sequence is MVDTAPNALYFGDGLPASGVPCIVRVEEHGLTIAIPSDVHGFQNSSDCVSFSDMSVSAGGLDHDQLVVTWGRPAEQRTLYLKNPEIIRAFRQAAPAHLNSPLERAAEQVRQVRKRHRVVWGVVGGSLLALVLGLWFGSDVLVELAVDRIPIEWEQKLGESAYRDFLGGQEVMQEGPAVAAVEEMTRRLAGQIPNNPYRFDVTVVKSDVVNAFALPGGNVVVFTGLMKKAERPEEVAGVLAHELNHVLQRHGLERIVKQLGFIAVASIIFGNQQGLGQMMKQLGVELMTLKFGRAQETEADLTGLQLLYRAKIDPSGMITFFERLAEKDEGRVELLSTHPMSGSRAERLKAELVGMPKVISEPFAFEWAKIRMSLGIPISTGP, encoded by the coding sequence ATGGTTGATACTGCGCCCAATGCGCTCTATTTCGGCGACGGACTCCCTGCCAGCGGTGTGCCGTGTATCGTTCGCGTCGAAGAGCATGGACTCACGATTGCCATTCCCTCTGACGTTCACGGATTCCAGAACAGTTCGGATTGTGTGTCGTTTTCCGATATGAGCGTGTCTGCTGGTGGGCTGGACCACGATCAGCTGGTGGTGACATGGGGCAGGCCGGCTGAACAGCGGACTCTGTATCTCAAAAACCCTGAGATCATTCGGGCGTTCCGACAGGCCGCCCCGGCGCATTTAAACAGCCCGCTTGAACGAGCGGCGGAACAAGTCCGTCAGGTGCGGAAGCGGCACCGAGTGGTCTGGGGTGTCGTCGGTGGGAGTCTCCTGGCTCTGGTGCTGGGGTTATGGTTTGGAAGCGATGTGCTGGTCGAGCTCGCGGTTGATCGGATTCCAATCGAGTGGGAACAGAAGTTGGGTGAATCGGCCTATCGCGACTTCCTTGGCGGGCAGGAAGTGATGCAAGAGGGGCCAGCTGTGGCGGCCGTCGAAGAGATGACCCGTCGACTAGCAGGGCAGATTCCGAATAACCCCTATCGATTCGATGTCACCGTCGTGAAGAGTGATGTGGTGAATGCCTTTGCCCTGCCAGGCGGCAATGTCGTGGTCTTTACCGGACTGATGAAAAAAGCGGAACGTCCGGAAGAGGTGGCGGGGGTCTTGGCGCATGAGTTGAATCATGTCTTGCAGCGACATGGACTCGAGCGGATCGTCAAGCAGCTGGGTTTCATCGCCGTGGCTTCGATTATTTTTGGGAACCAGCAAGGGTTGGGTCAGATGATGAAACAACTCGGCGTTGAATTGATGACGCTGAAGTTCGGTCGCGCGCAGGAAACCGAAGCCGATCTGACCGGCCTTCAGCTGCTGTACCGAGCCAAGATCGACCCTTCCGGTATGATCACCTTCTTTGAGCGACTTGCGGAAAAGGATGAGGGGCGGGTCGAATTACTGTCTACCCATCCGATGAGCGGTTCAAGGGCAGAGCGGTTGAAAGCCGAGCTCGTGGGCATGCCAAAGGTGATCTCAGAACCCTTTGCGTTCGAATGGGCTAAAATTCGAATGTCACTTGGCATTCCGATCAGTACAGGTCCATGA
- a CDS encoding hypothetical protein (conserved protein of unknown function), translated as MYLTQLIDQAKQEKLAEQREWHLLLHYQKGIFGGYESEQDDPGFFMSATGKTDPVAELAATLAQFFSTELVGRSRQPAQCAFIARYHWLKEQLQFDPTRLPPLSCERFDRWYQDFEAQSITLIFPSAFLNNPASMFGHTLFRVDQKGQTEQTRILAYSINFAADVPPGAGLAYPIRGIFGSYKGYFSTIPYYLNVQKYRDIENRDIWEYRLNLTEPQLRRFLMHAWELGNAYFDYFFFKENCSYHILALLDYADPNLHLTDEFLLWTVPADTVRLIVSKPDLVSHITYRPSRSTVIKRKREFLSTEERDLAHRITQDLTELNAPLFARLNPPRQAFVLDLASDYLRYRIDTTNSPKPEWKERNREVLKTRSQLRIPSEEFAVRPFAKQPELGHKMFRAALGGGWRNNDIFEEATFRGGYHDLLDPEIGYTPDAQIEMASITVRHYNRADQTRVERATLLNLLSLSPIDSVFHAPSWKLNIGMNTIRHNDCRLCSNGFFNSGIGGAKELRLLKREVLFAFAEVEGNISGAYDDMHRVGGGGTVGMLADITEHWKMMATGSYLKFPLGDKSDDFRWYIGSRLALARNWAVRLEYNHRDHDNDVLFSVQAFF; from the coding sequence ATGTACCTCACGCAACTCATCGATCAAGCAAAGCAAGAGAAACTCGCGGAGCAGCGTGAATGGCATCTGTTACTGCACTACCAGAAGGGTATCTTTGGAGGGTATGAAAGCGAACAGGACGATCCTGGGTTTTTCATGTCAGCGACCGGAAAGACGGATCCGGTTGCTGAACTGGCCGCGACTCTTGCGCAGTTCTTCTCCACTGAATTGGTCGGCCGATCCCGACAGCCGGCTCAGTGTGCCTTCATCGCACGATATCATTGGCTCAAGGAGCAACTGCAGTTTGATCCGACTCGGCTTCCACCGCTTTCTTGCGAACGGTTTGATCGCTGGTACCAGGATTTCGAGGCGCAATCAATTACTCTAATCTTTCCGTCAGCTTTTTTGAACAATCCCGCCTCCATGTTCGGCCATACCCTATTCCGCGTTGATCAAAAGGGCCAGACAGAGCAGACCCGCATCCTTGCCTATAGCATCAACTTTGCTGCCGATGTTCCTCCCGGCGCCGGTCTGGCCTATCCCATACGTGGCATTTTCGGAAGCTATAAAGGGTATTTCTCGACGATTCCCTATTACCTCAATGTGCAGAAATACCGTGATATCGAAAACCGTGATATTTGGGAATATCGGCTGAACCTCACGGAACCTCAACTGCGACGGTTTCTGATGCATGCATGGGAGCTGGGGAATGCCTATTTTGACTATTTTTTCTTCAAGGAAAACTGCTCCTACCACATTTTGGCGCTGCTCGATTATGCCGATCCCAATCTGCATTTGACGGATGAGTTTCTGTTGTGGACCGTTCCGGCTGATACCGTCCGATTGATTGTGTCAAAACCGGACCTGGTATCGCATATTACCTATCGTCCATCCCGCAGTACCGTCATCAAGCGCAAGCGAGAATTCCTATCTACTGAAGAACGGGACTTGGCCCATCGAATCACGCAAGATCTTACAGAGCTTAACGCGCCGTTGTTTGCTCGATTGAATCCTCCACGGCAAGCCTTTGTCCTCGATCTCGCATCCGATTATCTGCGGTACCGAATCGATACGACCAATTCTCCGAAGCCGGAGTGGAAGGAACGGAACCGGGAAGTGCTGAAGACTCGGAGTCAACTCCGGATTCCATCTGAGGAGTTTGCCGTACGCCCCTTTGCCAAACAGCCTGAGCTTGGCCATAAAATGTTCAGGGCCGCCCTTGGGGGAGGCTGGCGAAACAACGATATCTTTGAGGAGGCGACTTTTCGGGGAGGATATCATGACTTGCTCGATCCGGAGATTGGGTATACGCCCGATGCTCAGATCGAGATGGCCTCCATCACGGTCAGACATTACAACCGAGCGGACCAGACACGGGTCGAACGGGCCACGTTGCTGAATCTTCTGTCGCTCTCGCCTATCGATTCCGTGTTTCATGCACCATCCTGGAAGCTGAACATTGGGATGAACACCATCCGGCATAATGATTGTCGACTCTGCAGCAACGGTTTCTTCAATAGCGGAATCGGTGGGGCGAAGGAGTTGCGATTGCTAAAACGGGAGGTTCTGTTCGCGTTTGCTGAAGTAGAAGGCAACATCAGCGGAGCCTACGACGACATGCATCGAGTCGGAGGAGGCGGAACGGTTGGGATGCTGGCCGACATTACAGAGCACTGGAAGATGATGGCAACGGGGTCGTATTTGAAATTTCCATTGGGCGACAAGTCCGACGATTTTCGGTGGTATATTGGGTCTCGTCTGGCATTGGCTAGGAATTGGGCTGTGAGACTCGAGTACAACCATCGTGATCACGACAATGACGTCCTCTTCAGTGTGCAAGCATTCTTTTGA
- a CDS encoding hypothetical protein (conserved protein of unknown function), translated as MIPGRPLHFPPSSHRETMGLDSLARSLMLLCLLLWCPSPTEVALAAEFGDVELSAYALSSWPRDLEIFNQGTTVPVSIQNGLGAGLKVGLFPAALHRIVGLEIDSNVHGGTLFFPNVANGQNNETGRSDLLVLNTTFNLVLRYPGERIRPYIGVGIGWSHGTLLNPNIVGRDDKDFDSARALGYQYLAGAQVLLSPKVLLFGEYRYFSSNYHWEGLAIDFRTHYGLLGAGLRF; from the coding sequence ATGATTCCCGGCAGGCCCCTTCATTTTCCGCCTTCATCCCACCGTGAAACCATGGGTCTCGACTCCCTGGCACGATCCCTCATGCTGCTCTGTTTGCTGCTCTGGTGTCCAAGCCCTACCGAAGTTGCTTTAGCAGCCGAATTCGGAGACGTGGAACTGAGCGCATACGCACTGAGCAGCTGGCCCCGTGATCTGGAGATTTTCAACCAAGGGACGACGGTTCCCGTCTCGATTCAGAATGGTCTCGGCGCCGGGCTGAAGGTGGGACTCTTCCCCGCTGCGCTTCATCGAATCGTCGGCCTGGAAATTGATTCCAACGTACACGGTGGGACACTCTTCTTTCCCAACGTCGCCAATGGACAAAACAATGAGACTGGTCGCTCCGACCTACTTGTCCTAAACACAACGTTCAACCTAGTCCTGCGTTACCCAGGTGAGAGGATTCGTCCGTATATCGGTGTCGGCATAGGATGGTCCCACGGTACCCTCCTCAACCCAAACATTGTCGGACGTGACGATAAGGATTTTGATTCAGCTCGCGCCCTAGGGTATCAGTACCTCGCAGGGGCGCAAGTCCTCCTCAGCCCCAAGGTCCTTTTGTTTGGCGAATACCGTTACTTCTCATCCAACTATCATTGGGAAGGCCTCGCCATCGATTTTCGTACCCACTATGGGTTGCTAGGCGCAGGACTACGCTTCTAA